Below is a genomic region from Spartinivicinus marinus.
GCCTTCAAACCCAAATAGCTTGGCTTTTACTAGAGGCAGAGGACGCCTTCAAGGAACGGCGTCTAACTACACCAGAAGGCGATAATGCTTTAGGTTATTATCGTGAAGTAATTCGCTTACAACCTGATAACGTTGAAGCAAATCAGGGCGTTGAGCAAATCGTAGAGCAATATTTTATATGGGCGCATCGGGCGGCTACACAACAGCGTTGGGGAAAAGCCAGCGAGTACCTGGAAAAAGCCCAGCAGATTAAGCCTGATCACCCTGGCCTGAAGGAAATAGCTGATCTGATCAAACAAGGCCAGTCTAAGTAATCTCCTTTACCTACTCCTCTTTGACTATGCTTATTTACAGTGGTGGCTTAAGACGCAAGTCACTGCTTCTCTATGACAGCTAAGTGCCTGACTAACTTCCTTATATAAAGCAGGTTAGGGGGAATGAGTGGTAACGCTAGGAATAGCTGCAAGAACTAAGCATCAATTAGGACTCTTCCTCGCCATTGCTGGCTTGCTGAGCTTAACCTGGGCAAATGAGCTGAGTTTATCTCAGGCATTATTGCAGCAGGTTCAAACAAGCTATGGCCAAACAGCCGTGAATCGGTTAAAGCAATGGCAACAGTTAGTAGAAAAAAGCCAGCATTTACCTGAGTCTGAAAAACTCAAGGCCGTTAATACATTTTTTAATCAGTTAGGCTTTGTTAACGATATTGATCACTGGAAAAAAGAAGATTATTGGGCGACACCTGTTGAGTTTATGGCATCAGGGGCTGGTGATTGTGAAGATTTTTCTATTGCAAAATACTTCACCTTACGTTTGCTTGGTGTGGCTGATAAAAAAATGCGGATTACCTACGTTAAAGCCTTGAGCCTTAATCAGGCGCATATGGTGTTGAGTTACTTTCCTGAAGGCCAGCGTATTCCATTGGTATTAGATAATTTAATAGGAGAGATAGTCCCTGCATCACAGCGTAAAGATTTATTACCTGTCTATAACTTTAATGGTGATGGATTATGGCTTGCCAAGCAACGTGGTGAGGGTAAGCGAGTAGGTAAATCGACACGAATTAGTTTGTGGGTGGAGCTGAGAGAAAGGATGCTTAAACAGCAACGAGGTGAAGAGTTGTAAAAGGGAGTGGTAAATAGTGCTACATCC
It encodes:
- a CDS encoding transglutaminase-like cysteine peptidase, whose translation is MVTLGIAARTKHQLGLFLAIAGLLSLTWANELSLSQALLQQVQTSYGQTAVNRLKQWQQLVEKSQHLPESEKLKAVNTFFNQLGFVNDIDHWKKEDYWATPVEFMASGAGDCEDFSIAKYFTLRLLGVADKKMRITYVKALSLNQAHMVLSYFPEGQRIPLVLDNLIGEIVPASQRKDLLPVYNFNGDGLWLAKQRGEGKRVGKSTRISLWVELRERMLKQQRGEEL